Proteins found in one Gordonia sp. PDNC005 genomic segment:
- a CDS encoding class I SAM-dependent methyltransferase, which produces MNRSGRAGRPLGRITRGTTNINRLRRVDRAMAGDRRVRAALDVPQPLAVDLGYGGRPDTAVEMAHRLRAVVPDVSLVGLEIDPDRIVEPRDGVRFALGGFELAGLRPNLVRAFNVLRQYNEAEVDAAWSQMRSALAPGGLIVEGTCDEIGRRHCWVLLDAEGPVELTLCWSPTHSDRPSDLAPRLPKALIHRNVPGELVHDLLVAADRAWDRAAGQAAFGPRDRWRVALQMLADDGVPVVVPRGRRIDNVLTVPWSSVNPS; this is translated from the coding sequence ATGAATCGATCCGGACGGGCGGGCCGCCCGCTCGGACGGATCACCCGTGGCACCACGAACATCAACCGCCTGCGCCGCGTCGACCGCGCGATGGCAGGCGACCGTCGGGTGCGTGCAGCGCTGGACGTGCCGCAGCCGCTCGCCGTCGACCTCGGGTACGGCGGACGACCGGACACCGCCGTCGAAATGGCTCACCGACTCCGCGCCGTCGTTCCTGACGTGAGTCTGGTCGGCCTGGAGATCGATCCGGACCGGATCGTCGAACCGCGTGACGGCGTCCGTTTTGCACTCGGGGGCTTCGAACTCGCCGGGCTGCGTCCCAATCTGGTCCGCGCGTTCAACGTTCTCCGCCAGTACAACGAGGCCGAAGTCGACGCCGCGTGGTCGCAGATGCGATCCGCGCTCGCCCCGGGCGGCCTGATTGTGGAGGGCACGTGCGATGAGATCGGCCGTAGACACTGCTGGGTGCTGCTCGACGCCGAGGGGCCGGTCGAATTGACCCTGTGCTGGTCGCCGACTCACTCCGACCGGCCGTCCGATCTTGCACCGCGCCTGCCGAAAGCGCTGATCCATCGCAACGTGCCCGGGGAACTCGTCCACGATCTGCTCGTCGCCGCAGACCGGGCCTGGGACCGGGCCGCCGGACAGGCCGCGTTCGGGCCACGTGACCGGTGGCGGGTGGCATTGCAGATGCTCGCCGACGACGGTGTGCCGGTCGTCGTACCGCGCGGACGGCGGATCGACAATGTACTGACCGTGCCGTGGTCGTCGGTCAACCCGTCTTGA
- a CDS encoding carbon-nitrogen hydrolase family protein → MRLAMAQISTGTDPETNLTRIIDETRRAASDGADLIVFPEAAMCRFGVSLTDVAQPLDGPWASRIVDVATQLGITVVAGMFTPSGDGRIHNTLLVARPGLPPVGYNKIHLFDAFGFSESATIAPGERTVIAEIAGRRVGFATCYDIRFPELFTELARRGAELIVVPASWGAGPGKREQWELLASARALDSATHVVAVGQALPTDPAARNSSAPTGIGHSRISDPFGSVIADYDSGEQVDLHDIDLARTDKARAALATGANRRDIRSLDGTEA, encoded by the coding sequence ATGCGGCTGGCGATGGCCCAGATCTCCACCGGAACAGACCCCGAAACCAATCTGACGCGCATCATCGACGAGACGCGCCGTGCCGCGTCCGACGGTGCGGACCTGATCGTCTTTCCCGAAGCCGCCATGTGCCGGTTCGGAGTGTCGCTGACCGACGTGGCTCAGCCGCTCGACGGACCGTGGGCGTCACGAATCGTCGATGTCGCTACCCAGCTCGGGATCACGGTCGTCGCGGGCATGTTCACGCCGTCGGGCGACGGTCGGATCCACAACACTCTGCTGGTCGCGCGGCCAGGCCTGCCGCCTGTCGGCTACAACAAGATTCATCTGTTCGATGCGTTCGGCTTCAGTGAATCGGCGACGATAGCGCCGGGGGAGCGGACCGTGATCGCCGAGATCGCAGGTCGTCGAGTCGGTTTCGCGACCTGTTACGACATCCGCTTTCCGGAGCTGTTCACTGAACTCGCACGCCGGGGCGCCGAGCTGATCGTGGTGCCCGCATCGTGGGGTGCCGGGCCGGGCAAACGGGAGCAGTGGGAACTCCTCGCGTCGGCGCGCGCCCTCGATTCCGCGACCCATGTCGTCGCCGTGGGCCAGGCGTTGCCCACCGACCCCGCAGCTCGGAACTCGTCAGCTCCCACTGGGATAGGACATAGCCGAATCTCAGATCCGTTCGGTAGCGTGATCGCCGACTATGACTCCGGTGAACAGGTCGATCTCCACGACATCGACCTGGCCCGGACCGACAAGGCGCGAGCGGCGCTGGCGACCGGCGCCAATCGCCGTGACATCCGCAGCCTGGATGGGACCGAAGCATGA
- a CDS encoding LmeA family phospholipid-binding protein, with translation MTDNNTPGGETPDRDSLDSGTPDEPTVGDAVTPPADAAQPEPTTPADSKSVPVSADDTPTGEVITGPIDPTRRPADPATHAYSQASRPATRQMEAIGTGAFDASSNPGIPAASSPEIPVTKSAPAANKHGRRRTIGLIAAALVLLLVIAGVGSELYMRSKVTDCISNAFGSLTGASTDVSVSRKPMLLSVFGSEVPWVQVDTNDGDAADMRLHARAEGISTDGGTVRSLKGSGYLPYKRITELSNESQQGGSATIKSISADANAGTIKLETEVPIAILSIPATVTLKPTVSNGTVRFEVKDATALMFGLPSDFAQPIVDQVTTSMFGPLFKQIKVSDLKVTGSGIDFAFAGSDVNLKAASEGQQPASGESSGSCSI, from the coding sequence ATGACCGACAACAACACTCCCGGCGGCGAGACGCCTGACCGCGACTCTCTCGACAGCGGTACTCCGGACGAGCCGACCGTCGGCGACGCCGTGACGCCGCCGGCGGATGCGGCACAGCCTGAACCGACCACCCCGGCAGACTCGAAGAGCGTGCCGGTGTCTGCGGATGACACCCCGACAGGTGAAGTGATCACCGGACCGATCGACCCGACTCGTCGTCCGGCCGATCCGGCGACCCACGCATACTCGCAGGCATCGCGCCCGGCGACGCGCCAGATGGAAGCGATCGGCACCGGCGCGTTCGATGCATCGAGCAACCCGGGCATCCCCGCCGCGAGCTCCCCGGAGATCCCCGTGACGAAGTCCGCACCCGCGGCGAACAAGCACGGTCGCAGGCGCACCATCGGTTTGATCGCCGCCGCTCTGGTGCTGTTGCTGGTCATCGCAGGCGTGGGGTCCGAACTGTATATGCGCAGCAAGGTCACCGACTGCATCTCGAACGCTTTCGGGAGTCTGACAGGTGCGTCCACCGACGTGTCGGTGTCGCGCAAGCCGATGCTGCTCTCCGTGTTCGGCAGCGAGGTGCCGTGGGTCCAGGTGGACACCAACGACGGCGACGCCGCCGACATGCGGCTCCACGCGCGTGCCGAAGGCATCAGCACCGACGGCGGCACCGTCCGATCGCTGAAGGGCTCGGGTTACCTGCCCTACAAGCGGATCACGGAACTGAGCAACGAGAGCCAACAGGGCGGCAGCGCAACCATCAAGTCGATCTCGGCTGACGCGAACGCCGGCACCATCAAGCTCGAGACCGAGGTTCCGATCGCGATCCTCAGCATCCCTGCGACCGTCACGCTGAAGCCGACCGTGTCGAACGGGACGGTGAGGTTCGAGGTGAAGGACGCGACCGCCCTGATGTTCGGTCTGCCCTCCGATTTCGCGCAGCCGATCGTCGATCAGGTGACGACGTCGATGTTCGGCCCACTGTTCAAGCAGATCAAAGTCAGCGATCTCAAGGTGACCGGGTCGGGGATCGACTTCGCGTTCGCAGGCTCCGACGTCAACCTGAAGGCCGCTTCTGAAGGGCAGCAGCCCGCCTCGGGTGAGTCGTCCGGCAGCTGCTCAATCTGA
- a CDS encoding DUF559 domain-containing protein: MNPIRTGVYSAQELIRRLGRAGFAECIKNGIARKIRHGWYAIGDPPQDLVIAAHRGGVLSCVSALDKHGVWVPEQPDVHVRTSGRAARVPDSRFCHRFGRDDPACTAIDDVSTALQYAARCLDRGEYVAVCDSVMNLGFMTGEQIDYQFRNAPKRILALLDRCDGRAMSGPESMIRFFLEGKHVKVRIQVQIDTVGQVDLLVGKHLIIETDGREFHLERFDEDRARDVAASALGYTTLRFSRDQVLYDWEYVTTSIMEAIAAGVHQRPSRRVKCARERFHTEL, encoded by the coding sequence ATGAATCCGATACGCACCGGGGTGTACTCCGCGCAGGAACTGATCAGGCGGCTGGGCCGTGCGGGCTTCGCCGAATGCATCAAGAACGGCATCGCACGGAAGATTCGCCACGGTTGGTATGCGATCGGGGACCCGCCCCAGGATCTGGTGATCGCTGCCCACCGGGGCGGAGTTCTGAGTTGTGTATCGGCGCTGGACAAGCACGGGGTATGGGTACCCGAGCAGCCCGATGTCCACGTCCGAACCAGCGGCCGTGCGGCCCGCGTCCCGGATAGCAGGTTCTGCCATCGGTTCGGTCGGGACGACCCGGCCTGTACCGCGATAGACGATGTCTCGACGGCACTGCAGTATGCGGCGCGTTGCCTGGATCGCGGGGAATACGTCGCAGTATGCGACTCCGTGATGAATCTCGGGTTCATGACCGGCGAGCAGATCGACTACCAGTTCCGCAACGCACCTAAGCGAATTCTCGCCCTGCTCGACCGATGCGACGGCAGGGCGATGTCCGGCCCCGAGTCGATGATCCGCTTCTTTCTAGAGGGCAAGCATGTCAAGGTCCGCATCCAAGTGCAGATCGACACTGTCGGTCAGGTCGACCTCTTGGTGGGCAAACACTTGATCATCGAGACCGATGGCCGGGAGTTCCACCTCGAACGATTCGATGAAGATCGTGCCCGCGACGTGGCCGCGTCTGCGCTCGGCTACACAACGCTGCGATTCAGCCGGGATCAAGTTCTGTACGACTGGGAGTATGTGACGACCTCGATCATGGAGGCGATCGCAGCCGGAGTCCATCAGCGGCCGTCACGTCGTGTGAAATGTGCACGTGAGCGCTTCCACACTGAGCTATGA
- the purU gene encoding formyltetrahydrofolate deformylase, producing MTTPQRPASDDARRLVLTLGCPDTTGIVAAISGFISDIGGWITEASYHSDESTGWFFTRQAIRIDSAELPVHEVRARFAQIAADMGPETEWTLTDTSVEKTAVLLVSKDSHCLTDLLARAERGEFPATIAAVIGNHRDLEELTSRFGVPFHHVPFPTDGKTEAFAEVRRIVDGYRPDAIVLARFMQILPADLCEAWAGRAINIHHSFLPSFVGARPYHQAFDRGVKLIGATCHYVTADLDAGPIIEQDVSRISHDYTTADMVRQGRDIETLVLSRGVRWHLEDRVLVYGRKTVVFT from the coding sequence GTGACCACCCCACAGCGCCCCGCAAGCGACGACGCACGACGTCTTGTCCTCACCCTCGGATGCCCCGACACCACGGGCATCGTCGCCGCCATCTCCGGCTTCATCTCCGACATCGGAGGTTGGATCACGGAGGCGTCGTACCACTCCGACGAGTCGACGGGATGGTTCTTCACCCGCCAAGCGATCCGCATCGACTCCGCGGAGCTTCCCGTCCACGAGGTGCGTGCACGTTTCGCGCAGATCGCCGCCGACATGGGCCCGGAGACCGAGTGGACGCTCACCGATACATCAGTCGAGAAGACCGCGGTTCTCCTGGTCAGCAAGGACAGCCACTGTCTCACCGACCTGCTCGCCCGCGCTGAGCGCGGCGAGTTCCCGGCGACGATCGCGGCCGTCATCGGCAATCACCGCGACCTCGAGGAGCTCACGTCACGTTTCGGCGTCCCGTTCCACCACGTCCCGTTCCCCACGGACGGGAAGACCGAGGCGTTCGCCGAGGTGCGTCGCATAGTCGACGGCTACCGACCTGACGCCATCGTGTTGGCACGCTTCATGCAGATCCTGCCCGCAGACCTCTGCGAGGCGTGGGCCGGACGTGCGATCAACATCCATCACAGCTTCCTTCCGAGCTTCGTCGGCGCCCGGCCTTACCACCAGGCGTTCGACCGGGGCGTGAAGCTCATCGGCGCCACCTGCCATTACGTGACCGCAGATCTGGATGCCGGACCGATCATCGAACAGGACGTCAGCCGTATCAGCCACGACTACACGACCGCCGACATGGTGCGTCAGGGCCGCGACATCGAGACCCTCGTCCTGTCTCGCGGGGTCCGTTGGCATCTGGAGGACCGCGTCCTCGTCTACGGACGCAAGACCGTCGTCTTCACATAG
- the deoC gene encoding deoxyribose-phosphate aldolase, with protein MTNSNLNRAAVAALVDHTLLKPEATRADAEATVAEAVDLGVHSVCLSPSMLPINTGTVRNCVVAGFPSGKHHSLVKAAEARFAVESGAGEIDMVIDIGAAVDGRYDEVFADVMTVRQGIGPDVLLKVIVESAVLLETIGEDGLTQVCQKAVQAGADFVKTSTGFHPAGGASVRAVEVMRAAVGPHVGVKASGGIRTAEFAAELIAAGASRLGLSGSRAVLDGFPE; from the coding sequence GTGACGAACAGCAACCTGAACCGAGCGGCCGTCGCGGCTCTCGTCGACCACACCCTCCTCAAGCCGGAAGCGACTCGGGCCGATGCCGAAGCGACGGTCGCCGAAGCCGTCGACCTGGGCGTTCACTCTGTCTGCTTGTCGCCGTCGATGCTGCCGATCAACACCGGAACGGTGCGCAACTGCGTCGTCGCCGGATTTCCCTCGGGTAAACACCACTCGCTCGTAAAAGCTGCCGAGGCACGTTTCGCGGTGGAGTCGGGTGCCGGCGAGATCGACATGGTGATCGACATCGGCGCGGCCGTCGACGGCCGCTATGACGAAGTGTTCGCCGATGTCATGACCGTCCGACAGGGCATCGGACCGGATGTCTTGCTCAAGGTGATCGTCGAGTCGGCCGTCCTGCTGGAGACGATCGGCGAGGACGGGCTGACGCAGGTCTGCCAGAAGGCAGTGCAGGCGGGTGCGGACTTCGTGAAGACGTCGACGGGCTTCCATCCGGCGGGCGGTGCGAGTGTCCGTGCGGTCGAGGTGATGCGTGCGGCTGTCGGCCCGCATGTCGGAGTCAAGGCGAGTGGCGGAATCCGTACCGCGGAGTTCGCCGCCGAGCTGATCGCTGCCGGCGCGAGCCGTCTGGGTTTGTCGGGCTCGCGCGCGGTCCTCGACGGCTTCCCTGAGTAA
- a CDS encoding ROK family transcriptional regulator: MSSGGVVPARLRVGTGPAAAVLHAIRVGGPVTRDQIVAAVDLSAATVNRQVNALLEAKLITERPDLVDTGAIGRPKVPLTLDRDHYCVAGMHVGALRTALVVADLRGRTLYSHAIRTQEFAGIDASDAVRRLCGLLRELADRFSGRRVLWGGAAIGGAVDADTGIVDHPILNWHRQPLGPELTAALGVPVSVSEHVQSMAAADLILSGSMDHGQSGLFFYARETVGMAMTFAGEVHQPMHGAGTIAGLPVAPGLLSTEPIVPLQSVIGTEATAAVAARLGVQPDASVIADHQARVLGEAVAAMRDVINPDEIIVAGDAFATHPQGLAPVQAAFDAATRIDRPLEINPTCFGIGVPEAAAIAVALSAVYVDPLAVV, encoded by the coding sequence ATGAGCTCAGGCGGCGTCGTCCCCGCACGACTACGAGTCGGAACCGGACCGGCAGCGGCGGTTCTTCACGCCATCCGGGTCGGGGGTCCGGTCACGCGCGATCAAATCGTCGCCGCTGTCGATTTGTCTGCCGCGACGGTGAATCGTCAGGTCAACGCCCTGCTCGAAGCCAAGTTGATCACCGAGCGGCCCGACCTCGTCGACACCGGCGCCATCGGCAGGCCGAAGGTTCCGTTGACTCTCGACCGGGACCACTACTGCGTCGCCGGCATGCACGTCGGCGCACTGCGCACGGCCCTCGTTGTGGCCGACCTCCGCGGTCGCACGCTGTACTCGCACGCCATCCGCACCCAGGAGTTCGCAGGCATCGATGCGTCCGACGCCGTGCGTCGCCTCTGCGGACTGCTTCGTGAACTCGCCGACAGGTTCTCCGGCCGTCGTGTCCTGTGGGGCGGCGCAGCGATCGGTGGCGCGGTCGACGCCGACACCGGCATCGTCGACCATCCGATCCTGAACTGGCACCGCCAGCCGCTCGGCCCGGAATTGACTGCGGCGCTCGGGGTCCCGGTATCGGTGTCCGAACACGTGCAGTCGATGGCCGCCGCCGACTTGATCCTGTCGGGATCTATGGACCACGGGCAGTCGGGCCTGTTCTTCTACGCCCGCGAAACCGTCGGTATGGCGATGACGTTCGCGGGCGAAGTCCACCAACCGATGCACGGCGCCGGAACCATCGCCGGACTGCCCGTCGCACCCGGACTCCTGTCGACCGAACCGATCGTCCCGCTGCAGTCGGTGATCGGAACCGAGGCGACCGCGGCCGTCGCCGCACGTCTCGGCGTGCAGCCGGATGCCAGCGTGATCGCAGATCACCAGGCTCGGGTACTCGGCGAGGCCGTGGCCGCCATGCGCGATGTGATCAATCCCGACGAGATCATCGTCGCGGGTGACGCGTTCGCGACCCATCCGCAGGGTCTCGCGCCGGTTCAGGCGGCGTTCGACGCCGCGACCCGAATCGACCGACCTTTGGAGATCAACCCGACGTGCTTCGGGATCGGCGTCCCGGAAGCCGCCGCGATCGCCGTCGCGCTGTCTGCGGTGTACGTCGACCCGCTCGCAGTGGTCTGA
- a CDS encoding SDR family NAD(P)-dependent oxidoreductase — translation MSTAASDESSRVAVVTGASSGIGAATARALAGDGYDVILGARRVDRLEALAAEIGGRARQLDVTDPESVERFVAGLDRVDVLVNNAGGAKGLATVADADLDDWRWMWETNVVGTLRVTKALLPALEASGDGLIVTITSLAAIEPYDNGAGYTSAKHGQAMIHRTLRLELLGKPIRLTEIAPGMVETEFSLVRFDGDADKADAVYSGLEPLVAEDVAEVISFVASRPPHVNLDQIILKPRDQASARRNIKTG, via the coding sequence ATGAGCACCGCCGCGTCTGATGAGTCCAGCAGAGTCGCCGTTGTCACCGGAGCGAGTTCGGGTATCGGCGCCGCAACCGCGCGGGCCCTCGCCGGCGACGGTTACGACGTGATCCTTGGAGCCCGGCGGGTCGATCGTCTCGAAGCACTGGCCGCGGAGATCGGCGGACGCGCGCGGCAGCTGGACGTGACGGACCCGGAGTCGGTCGAGCGGTTCGTCGCCGGTCTCGACCGCGTGGACGTCCTCGTCAACAACGCGGGCGGTGCCAAGGGTCTCGCGACGGTCGCTGACGCCGACCTGGACGACTGGCGGTGGATGTGGGAGACGAACGTCGTCGGCACATTGCGTGTAACGAAGGCTCTTCTGCCCGCACTGGAGGCGTCCGGCGACGGGCTCATCGTGACGATCACCTCACTCGCTGCGATCGAGCCGTACGACAACGGCGCCGGCTACACCTCCGCCAAACACGGGCAGGCGATGATCCATCGCACGCTTCGCCTCGAACTCCTGGGCAAGCCGATCCGCCTCACCGAGATCGCTCCCGGAATGGTGGAGACCGAGTTCTCCCTGGTCCGGTTCGACGGCGACGCAGACAAGGCCGACGCCGTCTACTCCGGACTCGAGCCGTTGGTGGCCGAGGACGTGGCCGAGGTGATCTCGTTCGTAGCGTCACGCCCGCCGCACGTGAACCTGGACCAGATCATCCTGAAGCCGCGCGATCAGGCGAGCGCTCGACGCAATATCAAGACCGGCTAG
- the otsB gene encoding trehalose-phosphatase codes for MRIDGSLGHAIAEFAHLDRVLLASDYDGCVAPIVSRPEDAKPNPRSVAALAAAAELPGVDVALVSGRARSDLAVLSGLSDPVVLVGSHGAEFDTGFADPVTAERRALLDRVIAEFEALAARFPGTSVEIKPASTTLHVRNASSDDAHAALALAAEGPASWEGVHVTYGKAVIELAVIETSKGHALDRLRDIGHAQGVLYIGDDITDEKAFARLNLPGDVSVKVGDGATSARYRVDGPDDVADVLEAVVASRS; via the coding sequence GTGAGGATCGACGGTTCTCTCGGCCATGCGATCGCCGAGTTCGCTCACCTCGATCGGGTGTTGCTCGCCTCCGACTACGACGGGTGTGTCGCACCGATCGTCTCCCGTCCGGAAGACGCGAAGCCCAATCCACGGTCGGTAGCCGCGCTCGCTGCAGCCGCCGAACTGCCCGGCGTGGATGTGGCGCTGGTGTCCGGACGAGCGCGATCCGACCTGGCCGTCCTATCAGGTCTCAGCGACCCGGTGGTCCTCGTCGGCAGCCACGGCGCCGAGTTCGACACCGGCTTCGCCGACCCCGTCACCGCCGAGAGGCGCGCGCTGCTCGATCGGGTGATCGCCGAGTTCGAGGCCCTCGCCGCCCGCTTCCCCGGGACCTCCGTCGAGATCAAACCGGCCAGCACCACGCTGCACGTCCGAAATGCGTCATCGGACGACGCCCACGCGGCGCTCGCACTCGCCGCCGAAGGTCCTGCATCGTGGGAGGGCGTGCACGTCACCTACGGCAAGGCCGTCATCGAACTGGCCGTGATCGAGACCAGCAAAGGCCACGCGCTTGATCGTCTACGCGACATCGGGCACGCGCAGGGGGTGCTCTACATCGGCGACGACATCACCGATGAGAAGGCGTTCGCTCGCCTCAACCTGCCCGGCGACGTGAGCGTGAAAGTCGGCGACGGCGCGACCTCGGCGCGGTACCGCGTCGACGGCCCCGACGACGTCGCAGACGTCCTCGAAGCGGTTGTCGCTAGCCGGTCTTGA
- a CDS encoding trehalose-6-phosphate synthase, whose product MTDTGAEFVVVANRLPVDKRVQPDGTVTWKRAPGGLVTALTPTLATREGAWVGWSGAAATSTSLDEQTTGALDEQPRVDGIDIHAVPLSSGEIADYYEGFANSTLWPLYHDLLVEPVFRHDWWDTYLTVNRRFAEATAASAAHGATVWVHDYQLQLVPAMLRDLRPDLRIGFFLHIPFPSYELFTRLPWRRELLEGLLGADLVGFHLPGGAENFLTLVRRVLGLETSRDPVGVRDGLGTITTGTRTVRVGSFPISINAAEVADQASKTLDRAAGIRAELGDPKTILLGVDRLDYTKGIDVRLKGLEGLFAASRLDPAETVFVQLASPSREQVDSYIAVRNRIERSVSHINGTYGTTTSPPVRYLLQPVPRDELLAYFMAADVVLVTPLRDGMNLVAKEYAACRADHGGALVLSEFTGAAAELGEAAYLLNPYDDQNVMDVIEAAVTDDPAAKRSRMAALHQQVRDFDVDLWANSFLQSLAGASAANEEIK is encoded by the coding sequence ATGACCGACACGGGTGCTGAATTCGTCGTCGTAGCCAACCGGCTCCCCGTCGACAAACGTGTGCAACCTGACGGGACCGTCACGTGGAAGCGTGCACCGGGAGGTCTCGTCACCGCTCTCACCCCGACTCTCGCGACCCGCGAGGGCGCGTGGGTCGGGTGGAGCGGCGCGGCAGCCACCTCGACTTCGCTCGACGAGCAGACAACAGGTGCCCTCGACGAGCAACCGCGGGTCGACGGGATCGACATCCACGCGGTGCCGTTGAGCAGCGGTGAGATCGCCGACTATTACGAGGGCTTCGCAAACTCGACCCTGTGGCCGCTGTACCACGATCTGCTGGTGGAACCGGTGTTCCGGCACGACTGGTGGGACACCTACCTGACGGTGAACCGGCGATTCGCCGAGGCGACAGCCGCCTCCGCCGCACACGGCGCCACCGTCTGGGTGCACGACTACCAGCTCCAGCTCGTGCCAGCGATGCTGCGGGACCTGCGCCCGGACCTGCGGATCGGGTTCTTCCTTCACATCCCGTTCCCATCGTATGAACTGTTCACGCGGCTTCCGTGGCGCCGTGAACTGCTCGAAGGACTGCTTGGGGCCGACCTCGTCGGTTTCCACCTTCCGGGCGGCGCGGAGAACTTCCTGACCCTGGTCCGCCGAGTCCTCGGCCTGGAGACCTCCCGCGACCCGGTCGGCGTCCGTGACGGGCTCGGAACCATCACCACCGGCACGCGTACCGTGCGGGTGGGCTCGTTCCCGATCTCCATCAACGCCGCCGAGGTCGCCGACCAGGCGTCGAAGACTCTCGATCGTGCCGCCGGGATCCGTGCCGAACTCGGCGACCCGAAAACGATTCTGCTCGGCGTCGACCGACTCGACTACACCAAGGGCATCGACGTTCGGCTGAAAGGCCTCGAAGGACTTTTCGCCGCGAGCCGCCTCGACCCGGCGGAGACCGTGTTCGTGCAGCTCGCGAGCCCTAGCCGGGAACAGGTCGACAGCTACATCGCCGTCCGCAATCGCATCGAGCGGAGCGTCTCCCACATCAACGGCACGTACGGAACCACCACGTCGCCGCCGGTTCGCTACCTGCTGCAGCCGGTCCCCCGCGACGAGCTTCTCGCGTACTTCATGGCGGCCGACGTCGTTCTCGTGACGCCGCTGCGGGACGGGATGAATCTCGTGGCCAAGGAGTACGCAGCGTGCCGCGCCGACCATGGCGGCGCGTTGGTGTTGAGCGAGTTCACCGGAGCGGCCGCAGAGCTGGGCGAGGCCGCCTACCTGCTCAACCCGTACGACGACCAGAACGTGATGGACGTGATCGAAGCGGCTGTGACCGATGATCCGGCAGCTAAGCGCTCACGGATGGCCGCTCTGCACCAGCAGGTCCGCGACTTCGACGTCGATCTGTGGGCCAACAGCTTCTTGCAGTCTCTCGCGGGTGCGAGTGCGGCGAATGAGGAGATCAAGTGA
- a CDS encoding MerR family transcriptional regulator, protein MTRGDTWTVGRLAEHFGVTVRTLHHYDEIGLLSPTERSSAGYRLYTQADLVRLQQIVVYRRLEMSLDDIADLLDGADGAVDHLRRQREVVTARLDELNELVGAIDDALEREMTNRPATDAELRELFGDGFSDEYQAEAEERWGQTDAWAQSAARTSTYTKADWAEVKAEQDAVNAEFVNAMRSGEPADGARARAAAERARLQINDRFYECDHEFHRCLGEMYVADERFAATYNTLEPGLAQYVRDAIVANSDANRGHA, encoded by the coding sequence ATGACACGAGGCGACACGTGGACCGTGGGTCGACTGGCAGAGCATTTCGGGGTGACGGTGCGCACACTGCACCACTACGACGAGATCGGCCTGTTGTCCCCGACCGAACGATCATCGGCAGGCTATCGCCTGTATACGCAGGCGGACCTGGTCCGGCTGCAGCAGATCGTGGTGTATCGACGGCTCGAGATGTCCCTCGACGACATCGCCGACCTGCTCGACGGGGCGGACGGCGCGGTCGACCATCTCCGCCGACAACGTGAAGTCGTCACGGCCAGGCTCGACGAACTCAATGAGCTCGTGGGCGCAATCGACGACGCATTGGAGCGTGAGATGACGAACCGACCCGCCACAGACGCGGAACTGAGAGAACTGTTCGGAGACGGGTTCTCCGACGAATACCAGGCCGAAGCGGAGGAACGCTGGGGCCAGACCGACGCGTGGGCCCAGTCCGCGGCCCGCACGTCGACCTATACGAAGGCCGACTGGGCGGAGGTCAAAGCCGAGCAGGACGCGGTGAACGCCGAGTTCGTCAACGCCATGAGGTCCGGCGAGCCGGCTGACGGAGCGCGGGCTCGGGCGGCGGCCGAACGTGCTCGGTTGCAGATCAACGACCGCTTCTACGAGTGCGATCACGAATTCCATCGCTGCCTCGGCGAGATGTACGTCGCAGACGAACGGTTCGCGGCAACGTACAACACGCTCGAACCCGGTCTCGCGCAGTACGTCCGGGATGCGATCGTCGCCAACTCGGACGCCAACCGGGGTCACGCGTAG